In Alosa sapidissima isolate fAloSap1 chromosome 4, fAloSap1.pri, whole genome shotgun sequence, the following are encoded in one genomic region:
- the mdfic2 gene encoding myoD family inhibitor domain-containing protein 2, which yields MGMQRWGADGPHIRKKRLPVYLVKFRQMAGQKPRPFEETELDVISIAQAVTCADEDDAVTSKTPGRLLQLKLSPIAEHEHEPSQAWHHTTTTATTVTNTATNTTTATTTATRQPTDSSYSLCSVDKYSSSRLSSTAESYTTLPPDTGDDCAGVVLACLFCRFYDLCLMLPNSCDWAAQRLCPSYQHFAKTREAGHSGGNGDCNCKCDFDCGLFDACHESGECLELAMEISEVCYH from the exons ATGGGGATGCAGCGATGGGGTGCTGATGGACCTCACATACGGAAGAAAAGACTGCCCGTGTATTTGGTGAAGTTTCGACAG ATGGCAGGGCAAAAACCAAGACCATTCGAGGAAACGGAACTTGACGTTATAAGTATAGCGCAAGCGGTTACATGTGCGGATGAGGATGACG CAGTGACCAGTAAAACCCCAGGCCGGCTGCTGCAGCTGAAGCTCAGCCCCATAGCTGAGCACGAGCATGAGCCGAGCCAGGCCTGGCACCACACCACTACCACTGCCACCACCGTCACCAACactgccaccaacaccaccactg ccaccaccactgccaccagACAACCCACCGACTCTTCGTACTCCCTCTGCTCTGTGGACAAGTACAGCAGCAGCCGCCTCTCCTCCACTGCAGAGTCCTACACCACCCTACCACCTGACACCGGAG ACGACTGTGCTGGGGTCGTGTTGGCCTGCCTCTTCTGTCGCTTCTATGACCTCTGCCTTATGCTGCCCAACTCCTGCGACTGGGCAGCCCAGCGCCTGTGCCCGTCCTACCAGCACTTCGCCAAGACCCGCGAGGCCGGCCACAGCGGCGGCAACGGCGACTGCAACTGCAAATGCGACTTCGACTGTGGCCTGTTCGACGCCTGCCACGAGAGTGGGGAATGCCTGGAATTGGCTATGGAGATCTCCGAGGTGTGCTACCACTGA